One Monomorium pharaonis isolate MP-MQ-018 chromosome 4, ASM1337386v2, whole genome shotgun sequence DNA segment encodes these proteins:
- the LOC118645018 gene encoding small proline-rich protein 2F-like yields MSYCYLIQGKCLTLQNDLPYEMQYVCELDCKPVCISPCPPCKVSCDTCEMPCPPIAECPTYSNTKSCDRQAQSYPPAQPASQCQPCSPNSETMYQGAMCQPNVQRNELNPRA; encoded by the coding sequence ATGTCCTACTGCTATCTAATCCAAGGAAAATGTCTGACACTGCAAAATGATCTTCCTTACGAAATGCAATACGTTTGCGAACTCGACTGCAAGCCCGTCTGTATATCGCCTTGCCCACCATGCAAAGTTTCCTGTGATACCTGTGAAATGCCTTGTCCGCCGATAGCCGAATGCCCCACTTATTCAAATACGAAGTCCTGTGACCGTCAAGCGCAATCCTATCCACCTGCCCAACCTGCATCGCAATGTCAACCCTGTTCACCTAATTCAGAAACGATGTACCAGGGAGCAATGTGTCAACCAAATGTCCAAAGAAACGAATTGAACCCGCGCGCCTGA